Proteins from a genomic interval of Thermoanaerobacterium thermosaccharolyticum DSM 571:
- the dhaL gene encoding dihydroxyacetone kinase subunit DhaL — translation MILTINDVAKIISNIAEVIEENKQYLTDLDAAIGDADHGINLDRGFKAVKEKIPQFLDKDIGAILKNVGMVLVSTVGGASGPLYGTFFMRMGSIALGKKAIGDNDIVAMFEAGLSGIKERGKAQAGDKTMIDAIEPALNELKKSLEDGLKFNEALSIAVNASYSGVEMTKKIAARRGRASYLGDRSIGHQDPGATSAYLMIKTVANYVDKLQQ, via the coding sequence TTGATACTTACAATAAACGACGTAGCAAAGATAATAAGCAATATAGCAGAAGTCATCGAAGAGAATAAGCAGTATCTTACAGATCTCGATGCTGCAATTGGCGATGCTGACCATGGAATCAACCTTGACAGAGGGTTTAAAGCTGTTAAAGAGAAGATACCTCAATTTTTAGATAAGGATATAGGTGCTATACTTAAAAACGTTGGAATGGTGCTGGTTTCTACTGTAGGTGGAGCTTCTGGTCCACTCTATGGCACATTTTTTATGAGAATGGGTAGCATTGCATTAGGGAAAAAGGCGATAGGTGATAATGACATAGTTGCAATGTTTGAAGCTGGTCTTTCAGGAATAAAAGAAAGAGGAAAAGCGCAAGCTGGGGACAAAACTATGATTGATGCAATTGAGCCTGCATTAAATGAATTAAAAAAGTCTCTGGAAGATGGACTTAAATTTAATGAAGCTTTAAGTATAGCGGTAAATGCGTCATACAGTGGTGTTGAGATGACTAAAAAGATTGCAGCCCGTAGAGGAAGAGCCAGCTACCTTGGCGATAGAAGCATAGGACATCAGGATCCAGGTGCCACATCAGCGTATTTGATGATAAAAACTGTTGCTAATTATGTAGATAAGTTGCAACAATGA
- a CDS encoding NAD(P)/FAD-dependent oxidoreductase, with translation MMEHDIVIVGAGPAGLGAAVEAYEKGVKDILIIERDSHPGGILQQCIHNGFGLIEFKEELSGPEYAERFIEKVKRYGIKIMLDTMVLDITSDKIVKAVNQKNGVMEIKAKAVILAMGCRERPRGAISIPGTRPAGIFTAGTAQRYVNMEGYMPGKEIVILGSGDIGLIMARRFTLEGAKVKAVVELMPYSSGLTRNIVQCLEDFGIPLLLSHTVIEIHGKDRVEGVTIAQVDANRKPILKTAKYISCDTLILSVGLIPENELSKSAGVVLDPVTGGPIVNESMETNIPGIFACGNVLQVHDLVDNVTKESRLAADSAVKYIKGLLKQEGKFINAKAGSGIRYVVPQKVNYENIDDKVKFHMRPTDVFKNAYINVKSGGREIMRRKMQRLTPGEMILIEIKKDKFLDNDLHPVDDITFEVEVV, from the coding sequence ATGATGGAACACGATATAGTAATAGTTGGTGCAGGGCCTGCAGGTCTTGGAGCAGCGGTTGAAGCGTATGAAAAAGGTGTAAAAGACATTTTGATAATTGAAAGAGATAGTCATCCAGGCGGCATCCTTCAACAGTGTATACACAATGGCTTCGGATTGATTGAATTCAAAGAAGAACTGTCAGGGCCAGAATATGCAGAAAGATTCATAGAAAAAGTCAAAAGATATGGGATCAAAATAATGCTTGATACAATGGTACTGGACATAACTAGTGATAAGATAGTTAAAGCAGTGAATCAGAAAAATGGTGTGATGGAGATTAAAGCTAAAGCAGTAATACTTGCCATGGGTTGCAGAGAAAGACCTAGAGGAGCAATCAGCATACCCGGTACAAGGCCTGCAGGAATATTTACAGCAGGAACAGCTCAAAGATATGTCAATATGGAAGGCTATATGCCAGGCAAAGAGATTGTAATCCTTGGATCTGGTGATATTGGGCTTATAATGGCTAGAAGATTCACGCTAGAAGGTGCTAAGGTAAAAGCGGTTGTTGAGCTTATGCCATATTCAAGCGGATTGACGAGGAACATAGTTCAATGTCTAGAAGACTTTGGGATACCATTGCTTTTAAGCCACACTGTAATAGAAATACACGGTAAAGACCGCGTTGAGGGCGTAACGATAGCCCAAGTGGATGCGAATAGGAAGCCTATTTTAAAAACTGCTAAATATATAAGCTGCGATACTTTGATATTATCAGTAGGTCTAATTCCTGAAAATGAACTTTCTAAAAGTGCGGGTGTAGTGCTGGATCCCGTTACTGGAGGACCAATTGTAAATGAAAGCATGGAAACTAACATTCCAGGAATATTTGCCTGCGGCAACGTATTGCAAGTTCACGATCTTGTCGATAATGTTACAAAGGAGTCCAGACTTGCTGCAGATTCAGCAGTAAAATATATTAAAGGATTGTTAAAGCAAGAAGGTAAATTTATAAATGCAAAAGCAGGTTCAGGAATTAGATATGTTGTACCACAAAAAGTAAATTATGAGAATATAGATGATAAAGTTAAGTTTCACATGAGACCAACAGATGTATTCAAAAATGCTTATATAAATGTAAAATCAGGTGGCAGAGAGATAATGAGAAGAAAAATGCAGAGATTAACTCCAGGAGAGATGATTTTAATAGAGATTAAGAAGGATAAATTTTTAGATAATGACCTACATCCTGTAGACGATATAACATTTGAAGTAGAGGTGGTTTAA
- a CDS encoding sigma 54-interacting transcriptional regulator produces MIVRKVNDVCRKDNVKVMLRKSGSVRLVPANSMLSMITFFASEGDEIEIIVEGDSCISSMEEIKKIFLEDLKQINDESGTYELLKNTSIAYEEIFNSIAVGIIATDENGIITIFNKASERITGFSLDKAIGKNINEVMTDIDVSQVLRFGSEFLNKKYVIGEKTLFINITPIYAGGRITGSLVVFQDFPQIEYLEGELKRSRKLDKAFDIIVGNSGKLKDALTVASKAAETDSTVIIRGESGTGKELVANAIHYSSKRRDKPFIRVNCAAIPSALLESELFGHEKGAFTGAITQKIGKFELADGGSIFLDEIGDIPIEIQVKLLRVLQDKEFERVGGIRTIKVDVRIIAATNKNLEEAMKNGTFREDLYYRLNVIPIFLPSLRDRKEDIPVLVEHFIKKLNKKLGKNVQFVTNKAIKALIKYDWPGNIRELENLIERCITLSDKEYIDFDDLPSYIKNVKDSKDDEVIYLGDNYDIEKMENYEYKIIKAALSRYKSFNKAGKALGLTHKTVAAKARKFHLVEN; encoded by the coding sequence ATGATAGTCAGAAAAGTAAATGATGTTTGCAGGAAAGACAATGTAAAGGTGATGCTTAGGAAGTCAGGAAGCGTAAGGCTTGTACCTGCAAACAGCATGCTTTCCATGATAACATTTTTTGCATCGGAAGGCGATGAAATTGAGATAATTGTTGAAGGAGATAGCTGCATTTCTTCGATGGAAGAGATTAAAAAAATATTTTTAGAGGATTTAAAGCAGATAAATGATGAAAGCGGCACGTATGAGCTTTTAAAAAATACATCTATTGCATACGAAGAGATATTTAATTCCATTGCGGTTGGGATTATTGCAACAGATGAAAACGGAATTATCACTATATTTAATAAAGCTTCAGAGAGAATTACAGGTTTTAGTCTTGATAAGGCAATCGGGAAAAATATAAATGAAGTTATGACAGATATAGATGTAAGTCAAGTCTTAAGATTTGGCAGCGAATTTTTAAACAAGAAATATGTTATAGGTGAAAAAACTCTGTTTATTAATATTACTCCAATCTATGCTGGTGGCAGGATAACGGGATCTTTGGTGGTCTTTCAGGACTTTCCACAGATTGAGTACCTAGAAGGTGAACTTAAAAGAAGCAGAAAGCTTGATAAAGCTTTTGACATCATCGTTGGCAACAGTGGTAAATTGAAGGATGCCTTGACGGTTGCATCAAAAGCTGCTGAGACAGATTCAACTGTCATAATAAGAGGGGAAAGCGGTACAGGTAAGGAATTAGTTGCAAATGCGATACATTATTCAAGCAAAAGGCGTGACAAACCTTTCATAAGAGTAAATTGTGCCGCTATTCCAAGCGCATTGCTGGAAAGTGAATTGTTTGGACATGAAAAAGGAGCATTTACAGGTGCCATAACGCAAAAAATAGGCAAGTTTGAGTTGGCTGATGGAGGAAGTATCTTTTTAGATGAAATAGGAGATATTCCAATCGAAATTCAGGTTAAGCTTTTAAGGGTTTTGCAGGATAAGGAGTTTGAAAGAGTTGGAGGAATTAGGACTATAAAAGTAGATGTCAGAATAATAGCGGCAACTAATAAGAATTTGGAAGAGGCCATGAAAAATGGAACTTTTAGAGAAGATCTTTATTACAGGTTAAATGTGATTCCTATATTTTTGCCATCACTAAGGGATAGAAAAGAGGATATTCCAGTTTTGGTGGAGCATTTTATTAAGAAGTTGAACAAGAAACTTGGGAAAAATGTCCAGTTTGTTACTAATAAAGCGATAAAAGCCTTGATAAAATATGATTGGCCGGGAAATATAAGGGAACTTGAAAATTTGATTGAGAGATGCATCACATTAAGCGATAAAGAGTATATTGATTTTGACGATTTGCCGTCATATATTAAGAATGTTAAAGACAGCAAAGATGATGAAGTTATATATTTGGGAGATAATTATGACATTGAAAAGATGGAAAATTATGAGTATAAGATAATTAAAGCGGCATTGTCCAGATACAAAAGCTTTAATAAAGCTGGAAAAGCTCTGGGGTTGACGCATAAAACCGTTGCAGCAAAAGCAAGGAAATTTCACCTTGTTGAAAATTAG
- the dhaK gene encoding dihydroxyacetone kinase subunit DhaK yields MKKLINNPDEVVKEMISGLLYAYPSYLRKLDNVDVVVRKASPIEGKVGLVSGGGSGHEPAHAGYVGTGMLDAACCGAIFTSPTPDQVYEAIKAVDGGKGVLLIIKNYTGDVMNFEMAKEMAEMDGIKVSEVIVNDDVAVENSTYTQGRRGIAGTIFVHKIAGAKAEEGAELEEVKEVAERVINNLRSMGMAFTPCTVPAAGKPSFTLEENEIEIGIGIHGEPGTHREKIKGAKEIVAELMDRIVSDLPYEKDDEVALMINGLGSTPLSELFIANKEANEYLMGKNINVYKTYVGEYMTSLEMSGFSISLLKLDDELKSLLDASADTPAFRQFK; encoded by the coding sequence ATGAAAAAGCTTATCAATAATCCTGACGAAGTCGTAAAGGAAATGATATCTGGTCTTCTTTACGCATATCCATCTTACTTGAGAAAGCTTGATAATGTGGACGTTGTGGTAAGAAAAGCATCTCCTATCGAGGGGAAAGTTGGACTTGTAAGTGGAGGAGGTAGCGGTCATGAGCCTGCACATGCAGGATATGTAGGGACAGGTATGCTTGATGCTGCATGCTGTGGTGCGATATTTACGTCTCCTACTCCAGATCAAGTTTATGAAGCTATAAAGGCCGTAGATGGTGGTAAAGGCGTTTTATTGATCATTAAGAATTATACAGGAGATGTCATGAATTTTGAGATGGCTAAAGAAATGGCCGAAATGGATGGCATTAAGGTTTCAGAAGTAATTGTAAATGATGATGTTGCAGTTGAAAACAGCACTTATACGCAAGGAAGAAGAGGGATTGCCGGTACGATTTTTGTTCATAAGATAGCTGGTGCAAAAGCTGAGGAAGGAGCAGAGCTTGAAGAAGTAAAAGAAGTTGCAGAAAGGGTGATAAACAACCTTCGATCGATGGGTATGGCTTTTACACCATGTACAGTGCCTGCAGCCGGGAAGCCGAGCTTTACACTTGAAGAAAATGAAATCGAAATAGGAATTGGAATACATGGCGAGCCCGGAACACATAGAGAGAAAATAAAAGGTGCTAAGGAAATTGTTGCGGAGTTGATGGATAGGATTGTAAGCGATTTGCCGTATGAAAAAGACGATGAAGTTGCATTGATGATTAATGGACTGGGTTCAACACCGCTTTCTGAGCTGTTTATAGCCAATAAAGAAGCAAATGAATACCTTATGGGAAAAAATATCAATGTCTATAAAACTTATGTTGGAGAATACATGACATCTTTGGAAATGAGTGGATTCTCGATATCGCTTTTAAAACTTGATGATGAGCTTAAATCATTGCTGGATGCTTCAGCAGATACACCAGCATTTAGACAATTCAAATAG
- the glpK gene encoding glycerol kinase GlpK, with protein MAKYIMALDQGTTSSRAIIFDHSGNIVSSINKEFTQIYPNPGWVEHDPMEILDSQIEVAKAVLEKTGIKAEDIAAIGITNQRETTVVWDKNTGKPVYNAIVWQCRRTAPICDEIKNNGFDKEILKKTGLIVDAYFSGTKIKWILDNVEGARERAENGDLYFGNIDSWLIWNLTGGKAHVTDYSNASRTMLFNIYELKWDKDILEYLGIPESMLPDVKPSSYVYGYTDKSIFGVEIPIAGDAGDQQAALFGQTCYDKGMAKNTYGTGCFMLMNTGEKAVPSKNGLLTTIAWGIEDKVEYALEGSIFIAGAAIQWLRDELKIIENSPQSEEYALKVSDTNGVYVVPAFVGLGAPYWDMYARGAILGITRGVKREHIIRATLESLAYQTRDVLEAMQEDSGIKLSALKVDGGASTNNFLMQFQSDILGVPVDRPTVIETTALGASYLAGIATGFWNGREEVAKNWGVDRHFEPNMDIKTREKLYAGWKKAVERSKNWAE; from the coding sequence ATGGCAAAATATATAATGGCATTAGATCAGGGAACAACAAGTTCAAGGGCAATAATCTTCGATCACAGCGGAAACATTGTATCGTCTATAAATAAGGAGTTTACACAGATTTATCCAAATCCGGGTTGGGTAGAGCATGACCCTATGGAGATTTTAGATTCACAGATAGAAGTAGCAAAAGCGGTACTTGAAAAAACCGGCATAAAAGCAGAAGACATTGCAGCAATAGGCATAACTAATCAAAGAGAAACAACCGTCGTATGGGACAAAAACACTGGTAAACCTGTATACAATGCGATAGTGTGGCAGTGCAGGAGGACTGCACCTATATGCGATGAAATCAAGAACAACGGGTTTGACAAAGAGATTTTAAAAAAGACAGGACTCATAGTTGATGCATATTTTTCAGGGACAAAAATCAAATGGATACTGGATAACGTAGAAGGTGCAAGAGAAAGAGCAGAAAATGGGGATCTCTATTTTGGCAATATAGATAGCTGGCTTATATGGAATCTAACCGGCGGCAAAGCCCACGTGACTGACTATTCCAATGCATCACGTACGATGCTTTTTAATATATATGAATTGAAGTGGGATAAAGATATATTAGAATATCTAGGCATTCCAGAGTCGATGCTGCCAGATGTCAAACCTTCTAGCTACGTATACGGATATACGGACAAGAGCATATTTGGCGTTGAAATCCCTATAGCAGGTGACGCAGGGGACCAGCAGGCAGCACTGTTTGGGCAGACTTGTTATGACAAAGGCATGGCTAAAAACACTTATGGAACAGGATGCTTTATGCTGATGAATACAGGTGAAAAAGCTGTTCCATCTAAAAACGGACTGCTTACAACAATAGCATGGGGAATTGAGGATAAAGTAGAATATGCACTAGAAGGAAGCATATTCATAGCCGGAGCCGCTATACAATGGCTGAGAGATGAGCTTAAGATAATAGAAAATTCGCCGCAGAGCGAGGAGTATGCACTAAAAGTTAGTGATACAAACGGCGTATATGTAGTGCCTGCGTTTGTTGGATTGGGTGCTCCTTACTGGGATATGTATGCAAGAGGTGCGATTTTAGGAATAACCAGAGGAGTAAAAAGAGAGCATATTATAAGGGCTACGCTGGAGTCTTTAGCGTATCAGACGAGAGACGTTCTAGAAGCAATGCAGGAAGATTCAGGGATAAAATTGAGTGCATTAAAAGTTGACGGCGGTGCGTCTACAAACAATTTCTTGATGCAGTTCCAGTCAGATATATTGGGTGTACCAGTGGATAGACCTACTGTTATAGAGACAACTGCTCTTGGTGCATCATATCTTGCAGGTATTGCTACAGGCTTTTGGAACGGCAGAGAAGAAGTTGCTAAAAACTGGGGCGTTGACAGGCATTTTGAGCCCAATATGGATATAAAGACAAGAGAAAAACTATATGCAGGATGGAAGAAAGCAGTAGAAAGGTCTAAGAATTGGGCAGAGTAA
- a CDS encoding NAD(P)/FAD-dependent oxidoreductase yields MYDVLIIGGGVIGTSIARELSKYDIKVALIEKEDDVASGGASKANSAILHAGYDPVPGTLKAKLNVRGNEMFDELCKDLDVPMKRVGSLVAAFSKDEVESLYKLYDRGLKNGVKKMSIISGDMVKEIEPNINDTIVAALYAKTAGIICPYGFVIALAENAAQNGVEFIFNQEVVSIKKEEDGFIVKTQNNEYFSKYVVNAAGLYSDVINDMVGGKHFTVHPRKGEYLILDKEEGYLANTVIFQVPTKMGKGILVSPTVDGNLLIGPTSEDINNKEFRKTTAKGLEKAIKGAKKSVEKFNERKTITQFTGVRAVPDVEGEDFIIGESDVKGFINVAGIESPGFTSSPAIAEMVGQILRDSGLKMVEKDDFNPKRKPVIRFNELTDEERNELIKKNPAYGKIICRCETVTEGEIIDAIRRPVGAKSIDGVKRRVRAGMGRCQGGFCSPRVVEILSKELNIDPLDVTKFGGKSNVLTAKAKEYVINSCKEILKSGV; encoded by the coding sequence ATGTACGATGTCTTAATAATAGGTGGAGGTGTAATAGGCACATCTATTGCCAGGGAATTATCAAAATACGATATTAAAGTTGCACTTATTGAAAAAGAAGATGACGTTGCATCAGGTGGTGCATCAAAGGCAAACAGTGCAATACTTCATGCAGGATATGATCCAGTGCCAGGCACATTAAAAGCGAAGCTAAATGTGAGAGGCAATGAGATGTTTGATGAACTATGCAAAGATTTAGATGTTCCAATGAAAAGAGTAGGTTCATTAGTTGCTGCATTTTCAAAAGATGAGGTTGAAAGTCTTTATAAGCTTTATGATAGAGGTCTTAAAAACGGTGTGAAGAAAATGTCTATAATTTCGGGGGACATGGTTAAAGAAATAGAGCCTAATATCAACGATACAATCGTTGCTGCTCTATATGCGAAAACAGCAGGCATCATCTGTCCTTATGGTTTTGTGATAGCGCTAGCGGAAAATGCAGCGCAAAATGGTGTTGAGTTTATATTCAACCAGGAAGTGGTATCTATAAAAAAAGAAGAAGATGGTTTTATAGTCAAAACTCAAAACAACGAGTATTTTAGTAAATATGTGGTAAATGCTGCCGGGCTGTATTCTGATGTTATCAATGATATGGTTGGTGGCAAGCACTTTACAGTGCACCCAAGGAAAGGTGAGTATCTAATACTTGACAAAGAAGAAGGATATCTGGCAAATACTGTGATATTCCAGGTTCCTACAAAGATGGGGAAAGGAATACTTGTATCTCCTACAGTCGATGGAAATCTTTTAATAGGGCCTACGTCTGAAGACATAAACAATAAGGAGTTTCGGAAGACGACAGCTAAAGGTCTAGAAAAAGCCATAAAAGGAGCTAAAAAAAGCGTTGAAAAATTCAATGAGAGAAAAACGATAACACAGTTTACCGGAGTAAGAGCTGTACCAGATGTGGAAGGAGAGGACTTTATAATAGGTGAATCAGATGTTAAAGGATTTATAAACGTGGCGGGTATAGAATCGCCTGGCTTTACATCATCACCTGCAATCGCAGAGATGGTAGGACAAATTCTTAGAGATTCTGGGCTTAAAATGGTAGAAAAAGATGATTTTAATCCTAAGAGAAAACCTGTAATACGCTTTAATGAATTGACAGATGAAGAGAGAAATGAGCTTATAAAAAAGAATCCAGCATACGGAAAAATTATTTGCAGATGCGAAACAGTAACAGAAGGTGAAATAATTGATGCAATAAGAAGACCAGTTGGAGCAAAAAGTATTGATGGTGTAAAGAGGCGCGTCAGAGCCGGAATGGGCAGATGTCAAGGAGGTTTCTGCAGCCCAAGGGTGGTTGAAATACTTTCAAAAGAACTAAACATAGATCCGCTTGATGTTACAAAATTTGGCGGAAAATCAAACGTTTTAACGGCAAAAGCGAAAGAATATGTTATTAACTCTTGTAAAGAAATATTAAAAAGTGGGGTGTAA
- a CDS encoding MBL fold metallo-hydrolase, which yields MDAYKYIFKQKNLVSDLDRDIYSYLILWQIKVEIYLDIIDDAKEHFLNIFDNITLSYNNIILFIECVILLDEFEMSLKKEGIYNQLMNYDGENIWINLYIFMLSLKNKRRNYSIKDELLYMIEKNTDRYFLSLLHTILAEIYKDEGDERWKSELKKAKELNHHNLRMTRLEIQWGIKNDDDLKKGKYYRFYPDNKDILKKYYEIYKNEIQQNNDFKLFKFNLLEGGSTGGSSYLITYDDVNILLDCGINLKDGRLYYNDFKKLGLDIKDIDLLVVTHCHLDHCGGIVNLIKNGLNCPIIMSYETKYILNGFFSKNSNMQDLNINVEDYKLLNIINDKTLTDYCYDAVIKDKKVSLNLIPSGHILGACGVYIDIDGFSVFYTGDFTVKDVETNVGLCIPDGMNADVLITEATFGYTSSFSVYDKKIQDQLILEMLSDLTDHGVAFVPAFAVGKAQDLLLLLRRTFNYTPYNVYVDGALSYITMLYEKVKGAIYGNGILNANDIKLYDSKREFIKKEIALGNCLVMTSSDNLTEGSTSFIYGRELMSLDNAILLNISNNIKKPISMIQENIPIINHGIIQDIIEVFLKLAPKKVYIVHRGAKSNKSFNIEEVLSWFEGVDVAAP from the coding sequence ATGGATGCGTATAAATATATTTTTAAACAGAAAAATCTTGTAAGTGACCTTGATAGAGATATTTATTCATATCTTATATTGTGGCAGATAAAAGTTGAAATATATTTGGATATTATTGATGATGCGAAAGAGCATTTTTTAAATATATTTGATAATATAACTTTATCTTACAATAATATAATTTTATTTATTGAATGTGTGATTTTACTAGATGAGTTTGAAATGTCGTTAAAAAAAGAAGGAATTTACAACCAATTGATGAATTATGATGGAGAAAACATCTGGATAAATTTATATATTTTTATGTTAAGTTTGAAAAATAAAAGAAGGAATTATTCAATTAAGGACGAACTACTATATATGATAGAAAAAAATACTGATAGATACTTTCTGTCATTGCTACATACCATATTGGCAGAGATATACAAAGATGAAGGAGACGAAAGATGGAAAAGTGAATTGAAGAAAGCAAAAGAGTTGAATCATCACAATTTAAGAATGACTAGACTGGAGATACAGTGGGGTATTAAAAATGATGATGATTTAAAGAAAGGTAAGTACTACAGATTCTATCCAGACAATAAAGATATTTTAAAGAAGTACTATGAAATATATAAAAATGAAATCCAGCAAAATAATGATTTTAAGTTGTTTAAATTTAATTTATTGGAAGGAGGAAGTACAGGTGGTAGCAGTTACTTAATAACGTACGATGACGTTAACATATTATTAGATTGTGGTATTAATCTTAAAGATGGTAGATTGTATTACAATGACTTTAAAAAACTCGGTTTGGACATCAAAGATATTGACTTGCTGGTTGTTACTCATTGCCATTTAGATCACTGTGGAGGCATTGTAAACCTTATAAAAAATGGATTAAATTGCCCTATAATCATGTCGTATGAGACGAAGTATATATTAAATGGCTTTTTTTCAAAGAACAGCAATATGCAGGACTTAAATATAAATGTAGAGGATTATAAGTTATTAAATATAATCAATGATAAGACTTTAACTGATTATTGCTACGATGCTGTAATAAAAGATAAAAAAGTTTCTTTGAACCTTATTCCATCTGGTCATATTTTGGGAGCTTGTGGAGTGTATATCGACATAGATGGATTTTCTGTATTCTATACAGGCGATTTTACAGTAAAAGATGTGGAAACAAATGTTGGGCTTTGTATTCCTGATGGCATGAATGCAGATGTATTAATAACAGAAGCCACTTTTGGATATACATCTAGTTTCAGTGTATACGATAAAAAAATTCAAGATCAATTGATTTTAGAAATGTTGTCGGATTTGACTGATCATGGCGTGGCATTTGTACCTGCGTTTGCTGTAGGAAAAGCTCAAGATTTATTGTTGCTTTTAAGAAGGACTTTTAATTATACGCCATATAATGTCTATGTTGATGGAGCATTGTCATATATAACGATGCTGTATGAAAAAGTGAAAGGAGCTATTTACGGCAATGGCATCTTAAATGCAAATGACATAAAATTGTATGACAGCAAAAGGGAATTTATAAAAAAAGAGATAGCGCTGGGAAATTGTTTGGTAATGACTAGTTCGGATAATCTTACAGAAGGCAGTACTTCCTTTATCTACGGCAGAGAATTGATGTCTTTAGACAATGCGATTTTATTAAATATAAGCAACAATATAAAAAAACCGATATCCATGATACAGGAGAATATCCCAATTATTAATCATGGGATAATACAAGACATTATTGAAGTATTTTTGAAACTTGCACCAAAAAAAGTTTACATCGTTCACAGAGGTGCTAAATCAAATAAATCATTTAACATAGAAGAGGTATTGAGTTGGTTTGAAGGTGTAGATGTGGCGGCGCCGTAG
- a CDS encoding DUF1667 domain-containing protein encodes MEKRELTCIVCPNGCHLVVEVEGKEIVNISGYECKRGLKYAEDEIIMPKRTLTTTVKAEGGHLPVVSVRTKEPIPKELLNKAVYELSRITVKPPINVGDVIVKNILDTGVDVIATRSLYGK; translated from the coding sequence ATGGAAAAGCGGGAATTAACATGTATTGTCTGCCCCAATGGATGTCATTTGGTTGTAGAGGTAGAGGGGAAAGAAATCGTCAATATCTCAGGATATGAATGTAAAAGAGGCTTAAAATATGCAGAAGATGAAATAATCATGCCGAAAAGGACCCTTACCACGACAGTAAAAGCTGAAGGTGGGCATCTGCCAGTAGTATCTGTCAGGACGAAAGAACCAATTCCTAAAGAACTTTTAAATAAAGCTGTTTATGAGTTGTCAAGAATTACAGTTAAGCCTCCAATCAATGTAGGAGATGTCATAGTGAAAAATATCTTAGATACCGGTGTTGATGTGATTGCTACAAGGTCTTTGTACGGCAAATAG
- the dhaM gene encoding dihydroxyacetone kinase phosphoryl donor subunit DhaM, whose amino-acid sequence MVGIVIVSHSKKVADGLYELIDQMTGGKINIGKSGGTKDGRLGTNIDEIIEEIKRCESGDGVLVLVDLGSSVMSAQMALEFLGEDYENKVKIADAPLVEGAIAASVEASIGSDILKVKAVAEAAKNLLKI is encoded by the coding sequence TTGGTAGGCATAGTTATTGTCTCGCATTCAAAAAAGGTAGCAGACGGGTTATACGAATTAATTGACCAGATGACTGGAGGAAAAATTAATATAGGAAAATCGGGTGGTACTAAAGATGGACGGTTAGGTACTAATATAGATGAGATAATCGAAGAAATAAAAAGATGCGAAAGCGGAGATGGCGTTTTAGTTTTAGTTGATTTAGGAAGTTCTGTTATGAGTGCTCAAATGGCTTTAGAATTTCTTGGAGAAGATTATGAGAATAAAGTAAAAATTGCAGATGCGCCACTTGTTGAAGGAGCTATTGCTGCCAGTGTTGAAGCTTCAATAGGTAGCGATATATTAAAAGTTAAGGCGGTGGCAGAAGCTGCTAAAAACCTTTTAAAGATTTAA